One Budorcas taxicolor isolate Tak-1 chromosome 6, Takin1.1, whole genome shotgun sequence DNA segment encodes these proteins:
- the GRSF1 gene encoding G-rich sequence factor 1, whose translation MAGTRWVLGALLRGCGCNCSSCRRTGAACLPFYSTAGSFPSGVSGRRRLLLLLGAAAAAASQTRGFQSGPVTAGRLAGPPTAAASAAAAAAASYPALRSPLLPQSLAAAAAGPARGYSQESKTTYLEDLPPLPEYELPPSKLGEEVDDVYLIRAQGLPWSCTVEDVLSFFSDCRIRNGENGIHFLLNRDGKRRGDALIEMESEQDVQKALEKHRMYMGQRYVEVYEINNEDVDALMKSLHVKSAPVVNDGVVRLRGLPYSCNEKDIVDFFAGLNIVDITFVMDYRGRRKTGEAYVQFEEPEMASQALLKHREEIGNRYIEIFPSRRNEVRTHVGSHKGKKIASSPTAKYITEPEMVFEEHEVNEDIRPMTAFESEKEIESPKEMSEKLPEAVDFGTTSSLHFVHMRGLPFQANAQDIINFFAPLKPVRITMEYSSSGKATGEADVHFDTHEDAVAAMLKDRSHVHHRYIELFLNSCPKGK comes from the exons ATGGCCGGGACGCGCTGGGTGCTCGGGGCGCTGCTCCGGGGCTGCGGCTGCAACTGCAGCAGCTGCCGGCGCACCGGCGCCGCCTGCCTGCCCTTCTACTCGACCGCCGGCTCCTTTCCCTCGGGAGTCTCGGGCCGCCgccgcctgctgctgctgctcggggccgccgcggccgccgcctctCAGACGCGAGGCTTCCAGAGCGGGCCTGTGACCGCCGGGAGGCTGGCGGGCCCTCCCACCGCGGCCGCgtccgccgccgccgcggccgccgcctcaTACCCAGCCCTGCGCTCCCCTTTGCTGCCGCAGTCACTGGCGGCGGCTGCGGCGGGCCCGGCCCGGGGCTACAGCCAG GAATCCAAAACTACCTACCTGGAGGATCTTCCACCTCTCCCTGAGTATGAATTGCCTCCGTCCAAGTTGGGAGAGGAAGTGGATGATGTTTATCTCATTCGAGCTCAAGGATTGCCATGGTCTTGCACTGTAGAAGATGTGCTTAGCTTTTTCTCAG ACTGCAGAATTCGCAATGGTGAGAATGGAATTCACTTCCTCTTAAATAGAGATGGGAAACGAAGGGGTGATGCCTTAATTGAAATGGAGTCAGAGCAGGATGTGCAAAAAGCCTTAGAAAAACACCGCATGTACATGGGACAGCGGTATGTGGAAG TTTATGAGATAAACAATGAAGATGTGGATGCCTTAATGAAGAGCCTGCATGTCAAATCTGCACCTGTGGTAAATGATGGCGTGGTTCGCTTGAGAGGACTTCCTTATAGTTGCAACGAGAAAGACATCGTAGATTTCTTTGCAG GACTGAATATAGTAGACATTACTTTTGTCATGGATTATAGAGGGAGAAGAAAAACAGGAGAAGCCTATGTGCAGTTTGAAGAACCAGAAATGGCCAGCCAAGCCCTTTTGAAACACAGGGAAGAAATTGGCAACCG ATATATAGAGATATTTCCAAGCAGAAGGAATGAAGTTCGAACACATGTTGGTTCTCATAAGGGAAAGAAAATAGCATCTTCTCCCACTGCTAAATATATAACTGAGCCAGAAATGGTCTTTGAAGAGCATGAAGTAAATGAGGATATCCGACCTATGACAGCTTTTGAAAGTGAGAAGGAAATAG AATCGCCTAAGGAGATGTCAGAAAAGCTTCCAGAGGCTGTTGATTTTGGAACTACGTCTTCACTACATTTTGTCCACATGAGAGGATTGCCTTTCCAAGCCAATGCCCAAGACATTATAAAT ttttttgcTCCATTGAAGCCTGTTAGAATCACCATGGAATACAGTTCCAGTGGGAAGGCCACTGGAGAAGCTGATGTGCACTTCGATACCCATGAGGATGCTGTTGCAGCTATGCTCAAGGATCGGTCCCATGTTC ACCATAGGTATATTGAATTGTTCCTGAATTCATGTccgaaaggaaaataa